In a genomic window of Pristis pectinata isolate sPriPec2 chromosome 32, sPriPec2.1.pri, whole genome shotgun sequence:
- the lingo1a gene encoding leucine-rich repeat and immunoglobulin-like domain-containing nogo receptor-interacting protein 1: MLAAAASAQTPGLASWPPILLLILGAVLSGHASGCPARCDCSAQERSVVCHRKRFISVPEGIPTETRLLDLSKNRIKALNQDEFSAYPLLEDLELNENIISTVEPGAFSNLFNLRSLGLRSNRLKLIPLGVFTGLNNLTQLDISENKIVILLDYMFQDLYNLRSLEVGDNDLVYISHRAFNGLHSLEHLTLEKCNLTTVPTEALSHLHGLIELRLRFLNINAIQNYSFKRLYRLKVLEVSHWPFLDTLAPNCLYGLNLTSLTIASCNLSSVPYVAIRHLVYLKYFNLSFNPITTIHGHMMQELLRLQEIHLAGGRLTALEPYAFRGLSHLRLLNVSGNQLSTVEESVFHSVGNLETLIMDRNPLACDCRLLWVFRRRWRLNFHRQQPTCASPELVQGKEFKDFPDVLLPNYFTCRRARIRDKTPQRVQVDEGHTVHFECRADGDPPPVIMWVSPRKRQISGRSSGRLTVFPDGTLEVRYAQLQDNGTYQCVAMNAGGNDTASASLLVRGYSPEWGQGPNKTFAFITNQPNGSNANNTRASVPFPFDIKTLIIATTMGFISFLGVVLFCLVLLFLWSRGKGNTKHNIEIEYVPRKSDAGMGAADAPRKFNMKMI; this comes from the coding sequence ATGCTGGCTGCAGCGGCCAGCGCCCAGACTCCTGGCCTGGCTTCCTGGCCGCCCATTCTGTTGCTGATTCTGGGAGCAGTGTTATCGGGGCACGCCAGCGGCTGCCCGGCTCGCTGTGACTGCTCGGCGCAGGAGAGATCCGTGGTATGTCATCGGAAGCGGTTCATCTCCGTCCCCGAGGGAATCCCCACCGAGACCAGGCTGCTGGACCTGAGCAAGAACCGGATCAAGGCGCTGAACCAGGATGAGTTCTCCGCCTACCCGCTGCTGGAGGACCTGGAGCTCAACGAGAACATCATCTCCACGGTGGAGCCCGGCGCCTTCAGCAACCTCTTCAACCTGCGCTCGCTGGGCCTGCGGAGCAACCGGCTGAAGCTGATCCCCCTGGGCGTCTTCACCGGCCTCAACAACCTCACGCAGCtggacatcagcgagaacaagaTCGTCATCCTGCTGGACTACATGTTCCAAGACCTGTACAACCTGCGCTCGCTGGAGGTGGGGGACAATGACCTGGTCTACATCTCGCACCGCGCCTTCAACGGACTGCACAGCCTGGAGCACCTCACCCTGGAGAAATGCAacctgaccacggtgcccaccgaGGCCCTCAGCCACCTGCACGGTCTGATCGAGCTCCGGCTGCGCTTCCTCAATATCAACGCCATCCAGAACTACTCCTTCAAGCGGCTGTACCGCCTGAAGGTGCTGGAGGTCTCTCACTGGCCCTTCCTCGACACGCTGGCGCCCAACTGCCTGTACGGCCTGAACCTGACCTCGCTCACCATCGCCAGCTGCAACCTCAGCTCGGTGCCCTACGTGGCCATCCGGCACCTGGTCTACCTGAAGTACTTCAACCTCTCCTTCAACCCCATCACCACCATCCACGGCCACATGATGCAGGAGCTGCTGCGGCTGCAGGAGATCCACCTGGCGGGCGGCAGGCTCACCGCGCTGGAACCGTACGCCTTCCGGGGGCTGAGCCACCTGCGGCTGCTCAACGTGTCGGGGAACCAGCTCAGCACCGTGGAGGAGAGCGTCTTCCACTCGGTGGGGAACCTGGAGACGCTGATCATGGACAGGAACCCGCTGGCCTGCGACTGCCGGCTGCTCTGGGTCTTCAGGCGCCGCTGGCGCCTCAACTTCCACCGGCAGCAGCCGACCTGCGCCTCGCCCGAGCTGGTGCAGGGCAAGGAGTTCAAGGACTTCCCCGACGTGCTGCTGCCCAACTACTTCACGTGTCGGCGGGCGCGCATCCGCGACAAGACGCCGCAGAGGGTGCAGGTGGACGAGGGCCACACCGTGCACTTCGAGTGCCGGGCGGACGGGGACCCCCCGCCCGTCATCATGTGGGTGTCCCCCAGGAAGCGGCAGATCTCGGGCCGCAGCAGCGGTAGGCTCACCGTCTTCCCGGACGGCACGCTGGAGGTGCGCTACGCCCAGCTGCAGGACAACGGCACCTACCAGTGCGTGGCCATGAACGCGGGCGGCAACGACACGGCCAGCGCCAGCCTGCTGGTCCGCGGCTACTCGCCCGAATGGGGCCAAGGGCCCAACAAAACCTTCGCGTTCATCACCAACCAGCCGAACGGCAGCAACGCCAACAATACGCGCGCCTCTGTGCCTTTCCCCTTTGATATCAAGACTCTGATCATCGCCACCACCATGGGCTTCATCTCCTTCCTGGGGGTGGTCCTCTTCTGCCTGGTCCTCCTCTTCCTCTGGAGCAGAGGCAAGGGCAACACCAAACACAACATCGAGATCGAGTACGTGCCTCGCAAGTCGGACGCGGGCATGGGCGCGGCGGACGCCCCGCGCAAGTTCAACATGAAGATGATTTAG